A window from Cryptomeria japonica chromosome 1, Sugi_1.0, whole genome shotgun sequence encodes these proteins:
- the LOC131046446 gene encoding protein SAR DEFICIENT 4 has translation MEEQSRNGHHQQNFIIIDSNQVRNLLSEAILIHHLQSAFSNKTIHSPERQTFRINSENNDNNSPPGTLLLMPAWSQSPQAPYIGVKIVTSFPHNTQVAMPSINASYMLSDSFTGRPLAFIDGTEITHWRTSCISALAASYLARQEPHVLVMVGAGQLAPYLIRAHLYVRPTFKKVIIWNRSPSKAQALVENLSGRLGSGVEIERGVDLDEIVGQADVISCATCSELPLVHGGVLKPGTHLDLVGSFSPSMKECDDEALARARIFVDCEVALKEAGELVGAFGRGVILPQDVVGTLAELARGEKGGRSGIEEITVFKSVGSAAVDLVTAQLIYEKHVQCTSD, from the coding sequence ATGGAGGAACAGTCCAGGAATGGGCATCACCAGCAGAATTTTATTATCATAGATTCAAACCAGGTAAGAAATCTGCTCTCTGAAGCAATTCTAATACATCATCTGCAATCAGCTTTCTCAAACAAAACAATCCATTCCCCCGAAAGACAAACTTTTCGGATCAACAGCGAAAATAATGACAATAATTCTCCGCCTGGTACATTGCTTCTGATGCCTGCATGGTCTCAATCCCCTCAGGCGCCATACATAGGGGTCAAGATTGTGACTTCTTTTCCTCATAATACGCAAGTTGCTATGCCCAGTATAAATGCATCCTATATGCTCTCTGATTCATTCACAGGAAGGCCTTTGGCATTCATAGATGGAACAGAGATAACCCACTGGAGAACATCATGTATATCAGCCTTGGCTGCATCCTATCTCGCAAGGCAAGAACCCCATGTCCTTGTTATGGTGGGTGCTGGTCAACTTGCCCCTTATTTGATCAGGGCTCATCTTTATGTCAGACCCACTTTTAAAAAAGTCATTATTTGGAACAGGAGCCCTTCCAAAGCGCAAGCCCTGGTTGAAAATCTTAGTGGGAGATTGGGGAGTGGTGTGGAAATTGAACGTGGGGTTGACCTAGATGAGATTGTTGGGCAAGCAGACGTCATAAGTTGTGCCACCTGTTCTGAGTTGCCGCTTGTTCATGGTGGAGTCCTAAAACCAGGGACtcacttggatctagtgggatcctTTTCTCCTTCAATGAAGGAATGTGATGATGAGGCTCTTGCAAGGGCTAGGATCTTTGTAGACTGTGAAGTTGCCTTGAAAGAAGCTGGCGAATTAGTTGGGGCTTTTGGGAGAGGGGTTATACTGCCCCAAGATGTTGTGGGCACTCTCGCAGAGCTTGCGAGAGGGGAGAAAGGTGGAAGGAGTGGAATAGAGGAGATTACAGTGTTCAAGTCGGTGGGTTCTGCAGCTGTGGATCTTGTTACAGCCCAGCTCATATATGAAAAACATGTTCAGTGTACTTCTGATTGA